The Clostridium sporogenes region TCTATTATACCTGGCCTTTTTATAAAAGCTTTAAATATGGTTTTTTTACAATATTTACAATGTTTACTCATCTACAACACCTCTAAACACTTTTAAATATTTTATGTGCTATAACAGAATTTGCATCTTCAAGTTCTGTAAGTTCTCCTATAGTCATTATATCATCTGAAAAAAGCTGTAAACTTTCTATGTTTCCAATTTTACCTCCAGCATATATTAATACACTTAAAACTTTAAATTCCTTTTCATCCTTGAATTTATTAAATTTATTTATAAAATCTGGATGAGTATAGCTATGTCCATCTGTTATAAAAACTATGTCTGCCTTTTTAAATTTAGACTGCTCTATAACTTCTAATGCCCTTTGAAGAGGTGTTTCAAACAAAGTTCCACCTCCATCAAATCTTTCTGCTATATCTAATATTTTTTCTGGTTCTTTTTTGTCTTTTTCTATTATAATAGGTTCTGTAGCATCTTCATTAAATAATATAGCTGCAAAATTTCGCTTCTGCTCCTGGGCTATTTCAAGTAATGCTATAGCTACGGCCTTAGACCATTTTTCCTTTATACCTTTCATACTACTAGACATATCTATACATATTACCATAGGACCTTTAGCTTTTAATTTATCCGATTCTAACTCATATTGTAATAATTGTTTTTGATTAAATTTTCTGTAAAACTCTTTTTTAGTTGTTTTATTTACTAAAAGCATTTTTTCACTTGGAAGAGTATGTATTATATCATTACCTATCCTAACAGATTTAATAGCTACAGCTCCATCTTTGTGTTTATTCTTTTGATCTTTCAATGCACTTTCTTTAAATCTACCTATTATATCTGATAACTCTTTTAACTTTTTAGATTTTCTTATCCGCTCCAGAGCTCCTACTTTATCAGAAAAAGAAATTTTTGAAGATTTATTAGGTTTGTCTCCTAATCCCCAATCCTTTACGTAAGACGTGGCCTCTCTAACTTCTTTTTCCGCTTCATTAAAAGCTTCTGTCATTTCTTTTGATAAATTTTCTATATCCTCTTCACTTTTTTCTAATTTATCACTTAATTCTTCTTCTAAATTATCTGCTTGTTTTTGCATATCCTCTAGTTCTTCATCTATTTCTTGCATTTTATTTTTCATATCTTCTTCACTTAAATCACTAGTATTATTCTTTAAATTTTCTATATTCTCTTCTAATTCTTGCTTTTCCTGTGATAAATCCTTTATCTTATCTTCTGCTTCCTGCATCTCTACTAGCAAATCTGATAAAGTTTTTTGATTATTATGATGAGGGTTATTTTCTTTATTTATAGCCTCTGATTGTTCTTTTTCTTTGTCTTGATCTTGGTTCCACTTTTTTGCTATCTTAACAGCTTTTTTCCCTATAATTTCACACCCTATAGCTGAGTTTAGCTCATCTAAACTACAGTTTCTTCTTAAATTTTGTAAATCTTCTGTTTGAGCTAAACTTCTAATTATTCTATTATTAATTATAGATGTAGACTTCATTCTCTCTTCCTTATATATAAATGGTTCATATTTATATAGAAGTAAAAATATATCTTTATATAATTTATCAAATATAGGTAAATATCTTTTCCCTTCCTTTACTAAACTTTGCATAGTAGAAGAAACTTCATATATATCTTCATATATATCTAAATCAAACTCATAATGTTTTACCGATTGATCTTTTTTATATTCTCTTTTTTTTATTCCTAATATGGAGTCTATATCTTGAAAATTATCATTTTTTTCTGTACAAATTTCTTCTTTTTCTCTGTCTTCTTCAAAAACCACCTGGTAATAATTTAGTTTCATTTAAAGACTCCTTTCAAAATAATTATATACCACTATCTTCTTCAAAACTTAAATCTATACCTAAAACTTCCTTCATTATACTTTCATTATAATCTTCTATATATTTTTTCTTTTTAACCATATTTTTTGTATCTTTGCCTTTATTTTTAGCTTCTTCTATTAATAGATTTAATCTTTTAATAATATTCTCTATACTCACTTTAGCTTCAATAGTAGCTCTAATTTTTTCATCCTTATCCTCTATATAATCTATTTCTTCTTTTATTTCATTAAATTTTCTAGCATAATCTCTAACTTTATCATCATAAGGATTTATTATTTTTATAATATTAGTTTCTATAATTACTATATCATCTAAATCATTCCATAAAACATTTTTTAATGCTTCAAAATCTTCTACCACTGCATAATTTCTTCCACATAATAATGCATTCCCTTGGATAACTTTTAAACACTCATTTTTTCTTCTGTCTGATATAACTATCCCATTTCTTTCTAAATTGTCCATCAACTTTATAAAATCTAAATATATATCATCCTTAATTTCTATAGTTTCTGTTTTCTTTTGTAGAGCATAGATCTCTTCTAATTTTATTTTTGTATTTACCTTTATTTCATTTTCACTATTTCTCATACTTACATAGTTTTTAAACATCTTTAACTTATTATCCGTATCCTTTACATATCCCAGGTAATCTCTAAATATTATCCTATCATATAAAGCATTTAAACTTTCATCATCTGGTATTTCGTTACTTGCGCAAAACATGCTTACTAAAGGAACTTTTATAGCTTTCCCATCATTATAAAATATTTTTTCATTAAGAAGTGGTAATAATATATTTAAAGTAGGCTCATTACTTTTCCATATTTCATCTATAAATGCAATATGTGCTTCTGGTAATTTCCCATTAGTTTTTCTTAAAAATTTATCCTGTTCCATAGCTTTAATGCTATATGGCCCTAATATTTCTGCAGGATCTGAAGTTTTGTTTAATAACCATTGAAAATATCTAGATCTATCTATTCTTTTACATATATTGTATACTAATAAACTTTTACCTGTTCCTGGTGGACCATATAAAAACATATGTTGTCCAATTACTAAAGCTCTTAAAGCATCTTTTATAATTTCTTCACGTTCTACGAAAAAATCATTAAGTTCTTCTTCTATACGATTTATCTTTTCTAATCCGCTTTCATAAAGCTTATCTACTTCTTTAGAATCCATTTCTATTATAAAGTTGCCCTCATCCTTGGCTTTTTTTTCATTATTAGTTTTTGTATATTTAGATTCATATTTTTCTTTTTCTAAACTTAATCCTTTAAAAAAATCATCAAATTCCTGCATTTATTTACCTCCTAGTTATAAGTATTGTATATACTATAATTATATCTTTACATTTTATATTAACTATATTATTTTGTTAAATATTTGTTTATATCAAACAAAAAATTTTCATTTTTTATGAACTTTCACTTGTATATTACAATAAAAATCACAGCTATTCAACTCAATTTTAACAAAATTTCATTTTTTCTGACTTTTTTACCTAGATTTTGATATTTAAATTTGCCTAATTACATTAGAAGGAGTTTTACAAAATTTATAGAACAATATATAATATAATAGCAGTAAATATTATATTATATATTTAAATTTCTTAAATAATATCCTTTACATAACATTTCTTATCTATGTAAAGAGATAGTTTTTTAGTGTGTATAAGTGTATGTAATAATTTGTAAAAAATAAAAAATTAATCTAATTTTAATTTTTTATTGTCATAAAAATTACCCTTTATTATTATTGTTTTTGTTTTTAAAAGTTAAAATTTTAACCTAATAGTCGGAAAATTTAATTTTTAAAAATTATCATAATACAAATTAACAAATTTGATAATATTATATTTATATAATATATATAACCCCAATACAATTTAAAATATATTACGTTAAGGAGGAAATTTAAAAATGAGTTTTCAATTACCAAAATTTACACCACCAGATTTTACACAAGATGTTCTTGTTAAGGCACCAGATGTTAAAATAGGTGAAGTTGAAAAAGATGGAGTAGCTCCTCAAGGATTTCATATAACTTCTGTATTACCAGAATATTTTAAGGTTAAAGGTGAATGGATTTTACCAATTCAAACATCTTTAGATTGTGCTGCAATAGTTAAAGATGACAACACTGTAGAAGTTGTAGAATTCAGAAGCCTTAAAGTTGGAGACAAAGTTATATTAGGAAAATCTGTAGATGGAAGCGAAGGTATCTACAAATATGCTGAAGGTTTCGATAACATACCAAAGGTTGGATTTGGAAGAACTGTTGAATCATCTTTCTCAAAAGACTACAAAGAATTATATGAAATATTAAAATATGAAAAAGAAAACAATGGACATATAGTTTGGGTTTTAGGACCTGCAGTTGTATTTGACTATGATACTAGAGTAGCTTTATCAGAACTTGCTGAAAAAGGATTTGTAAACGCTCTTATGGCTGGTAACGCTATGGCTACTCATGATTTAGAAGGAGGACTTTTAGGTACTGCTTTAGGACAAAATATATACACTCAAGAATCAGTTCCAATGGGTCACTATAATCACTTAGACCTTATAAACGAAGCTAGAAGAGCTGGATCTATAGAAGCTCTACTTTCTGAAGGAAACGTTAAAGATGGATTTATAAAAGCTTGTATAGAACATAATATTCCAATAGTTCTTGCAGGATCAATAAGAGATGATGGTCCACTTCCTCCAGTTTATCACAATGTAACCTCTGGACTTGATGCTATGAAAGAACAAGCTCAAAAGGCAACTGTTATAATTTGTCTTGCTACAGTTCTTCACTCAGTAGCAACTGCAAACTTAGCTTCATCTTATAAAGTTGTAGATGGTAAGGTAAGACCAGTATATGTTTACTCTATAGATATTGCTGAATATGCAGTTAACCAAGTAGCAACAGCTAGAGAACATGTAGGTGTTAAAACAATAGTTACTAATGTTCAGGATTTTGTTGTTAATGTTCAAAAGAACGTTCTTAGATAAGAGATTATAAACACTTAATTTTGAAAATTACTAAGATACATTAATATATTATTAGGAGGAGATTTTAAATGAGTTTCGAATTACCAAAATTTACGCCACCAGATTTTACACAAGATTTTCTTGTTAAAGCACCGGATTGTAAAACTGAAGAAGTAGTTATAGAAGGAGTTGCTCCTAGACACTACCACGCTTTATCAATATATCCTGAATACTTTAAAATTAAAGGAAAATGGGTAATAGCTAATGAAAGCCGTATGGATACTGTTGCAATTGTTACTCCAGAGGATGATATAGAAGTTGTAGAATTTAGAAATCTTAAACTTGGAGATAAGGTTGTAGTAGGAAGAACTGAAGATGCTAGCGAAGGTATATACATGTATGCTGGTGGATTCGTAGCTAAAGACGGAAATTCAGATACTTTTGCATTTAGAAGTGGTAGATCAAGAGAAACAGCTTTCTCTAAAGACTATGATGATTTATATGAAATAATGAAATATGAAAAAGAACATAACGGAAAAATCACTTGGGTTCTAGGACCATCAATTGCATTAGATGATGAGTCAAGAGCAGCTTTTGCTTCCCTTGTAGAAAACGGATATGTTAATGCTATTCTATCAGGAAACACTCTTGCAACCTATGACTTAGAAAAAGGAATGTTCGGAACAGTTTTAGGTCAAGAAACTTTTGAAGCTGAAAAAAATGCTCATTACAACTATATGGAAGCTATAAACGAAGCTAGGAGAGCTGGTTCTTTAGAAGAACTTATGGCTTCTGGAAAAGTTAAAGATGGTATATTAAAAGCTTGCGTAGAAAAAGATGTTCCTGTAGTACTTGCGGGTACTATAAGAGATAGATTCACTCTACCTAATGTTTACGATAATGTCTATGAAGCTCAAGATGCTATGAGAAAACATACAAGAAAATCTACAATGCTTATATGTTTATCTACAGTATTACATACCATAGCTTCAGGAAACATGACTCCATCTTACACAGTAAGAGATGGTGTTGTTAGACCTGTATATATCTATTCTATAGATATACAAGAATTCTCTGTTAATAAACTATCAGATAGAGGTACTCTAGAAGTTAAAACTCTAGTTACAAATGCTCAAGATTTTATTACAAATATAGCTAAAGCATTAGTTAAATAGATTTTTAGGATGAACACCTATTAATAGGTGTTCATTTTTAAATTTTACTTATACACTATATATTAATCTTTCTTATTATTTTATAAAATTTACATTTTTATGTGAAAGTTTTATTTCTAAATAAATTCTTCTAAACTTCATTGGTAATTAGTATATTTCGCCACAGAATACTCATAAAACTAAACTTATTTCATTATTCAACTTCAATAGCTGCTACAGGACAAGAATCTCTAGCCTCTTCAGCTGAATGTTCTACTTCTTTAGGAACATTCTCATTCTCTACTATAACATGAGCCTTTCCATCATCCTGCATTTCAAATACTTCACTACATATACTAGGACATAATCCACATCCAATGCAAGTATCTTTATCTACATAAGCTTTCATAATCATCGTAGCTTAATAAAAACTACGATTTTTCACCTACCTTTCAAAGTTTATAATTAGTATTATTAAATAATCACCTTTTATTATTTATACAATTTCTTTTTAAGTTCTTCTCATTTCATTATTACATTTTTAATAAAGGCTTATATATATTCTCTGCAAATGAAAAAATATTATTACTTTATATATGAATAGTTAATATATATTTGTCAATAATTTAAAAAGAATTATGAATTAAAGGAGTAAGATTTATGAAAGTAGGAATACCTAGAGGATTACTTTATTGTAAATATAATATATTTTTTCATAGTTTTTTTGAAGGATTAGGTGCTGAAATTATAACTTCTTCAAACACTAATAAAAATATATTAAATAATGGCGTAAAACTTTCTGTGGATGAAGCTTGTCTTCCTATAAAAATTTTTCATGGACATGTATTCTCCATTAAAGATAAATGCGATATTATATTACTTCCTAGAATAATGCAAGTAGAAAAAGACAAATATATATGCCCTAAGTTTTGTGGATTACCAGAAATGATTATAAATAACATACCTAATATGCCTAAAAGCATTACTTATCCTATTTACTATCATTCAAAATATAGTCTTAAAAATTGGGCTTTAAAGGCTGGCCTAAATATAACTAAAAATATTCCTAAAATATTTAGATCTTATAATATAGCTATAAAAAATCAAGAAAATTATAATACAGGCATAAACAGATTATGTCCAAATTTAAATATAGCACTGCTAGGTCATCCCTATAACATTTACGATGATTATGTAAATATGAATATAGTAAATATTCTTAAAAATTCAAATATAGGTATAATAACTGAAGAGTTTGTGAGTGAAGATGATAAAAGCAGATACGTAAATGAATTATTTAAAAAACCTTTTTGGAGTTTTGCTAAAAATTCTTATGGAGCTGCAGCTTATTTGGGTAGTGAACATAAGGTAAATGGCATAATATATATATCCTCTTTCGGTTGTGGAATAGATTCTATAATAATAGATCTTATAAAAAATAAATTAAAAGATTTTCCTATATTAATTTTAAAAGTAGATGAACAAACAGGAGAAGCAGGGTTCCATACTAGGATCGAGGCCTTTACAGATATGTTAGAAAGGAAGTGTATTTAACCTTGAAAGTTACGTTTCCACACCTAGGTAATAGTTGCTACGCAGCTAAAGCAATTTTTGATACTTTAGGAATTGAATATATAATTCCTAAAGCTAGTAACAAAAAAGCGTTAGAAATAGGTTCTCTTTATTCTCCAGATGAAATATGTCTTCCCTTTAAAATAATGATTGGAAACTATATTCAAAGTATAGAAGAAGGTGCTGATACTATTGTAATAGCAGGTAGTTGTGGACCTTGTAGATTTGGAGAATATTGTGAACTTCAAATGAACACATTAAAAAAATTAGGTTATAATTTAGATTTTATAGTTATAGATTCTCCTAAAGATATAGGTAAAGATGAATTTTTAAAAAGAATAAATAAAATAGCAATTCATAGTAACACAGGTTCTATGAAAAAATTTGCTTCATTAATATATGGTTTAAAAATAATAAACTTAATGGATTCTTTAGATAAAAAGGCAAAAATGAAAGCTGGCTATGAAATAAATAATGGAAACTCAAAAAAAATTCTTTGGGATTGTAAAAATGAAATTTTAAATTGTAAAACTGCCAAAGAAATGATTAGTTTAGTGAATCACTATCATAAAAAACTAAAAGAAGTCCCCATCGACAAATCAAAAAATCCATTAAAAATAGCTATAATAGGAGAAATTTATACTATAATTGAACCTTTTTCAAATCTTTATATTGAAGATAAATTAATGGATTATGGTATTTGTACTTCTAAAGTTTTATATCCTAGTTGGTGGGTGAGAAATACCGCTTTATCCCCTCTTAATTTAGATTGTCTTTCATTAAAAAAAGCTTCCAAGAAATATTTATCATTAGGTATAGGTGGTTATGGAAGAGAATGCATTGGTGAAGCTGTTCTTGCTAAAAAAAATGGATTTCATGGAGCTATTCAAATTTTTCCTTTAGGATGCATGCCAGAAATTGTTTCTAAATCTATACTCCCTACTATATCTAAAAATGAAAATTTTCCTATTATGTCTCTTGTGGTAGATGAGATGACAGGAGAAGCAGGCTATTCAACTCGTATAGAAGCTTTTATAGATTTATTAGAAAGGAGACATGATAATGTACTATATGGGAGTTGATATAGGTTCTGTAAGTACAGATATTGTAATTATTGATGAAAATTCAAATGTTATTGATGCTCTGTACTTAAGAACCAGAGGAAATCCTATAAAAACTATACAAGAAGGCTTTAAAAAATTAAGTAATAAATATGATAGTAAACAAATAGGTGCTGTAGGTACTACTGGTAGTGGAAGAATTATAGGTTCTTATTTAATAGGTGCTGATGCAGTAAAAAATGAAATAACTGCTCATGCTATAGCTTCCTTAAATTTAGATAAAAATGTTAAAACTATAATAGAGATAGGTGGTCAAGATTCTAAAATAATACTTCTAAGAAATGGAATAGTTACAGACTTTGCTATGAATACTGTATGCGCTGCTGGAACAGGCTCTTTTTTAGACAGACAAGCAGAAAGATTAGGAATACCTATAGAGGATTTAGGAGATTACTCTTTAAAAGCAACTTCTTCTGTAAGAATTGCTGGAAGATGTGCTGTTTTTGCTGAATCAGATATGATACATAAACAGCAGTTAGGTTGCAGTCAAGAAAGCATAATAAGAGGCCTTTGTGATGCATTAGTTAGAAACTATTTAAATAATGTTGGAAAAGGTAAGGAAATTCTACCTAAAATATTTTTTCAAGGCGGTGTAGCTTCTAACAAAGGAATTAAAGATTCTTTTGAAAGAGCTCTAGGATATGAAATAATTGTACCTAAACATCATAAAATAATGGGATCTATAGGAGTAGCTTTAATAGCCAAAAATAATTTAGAAAAATCAAATTCTACTACAAATTTTAAAGGATTTAACATATATAATAAAAATTTTATCTCTAAAACTTTTGAATGTAATGGCTGTGCTAATGCTTGTGAAGTAGTAAAAATATTGGACAATAATATTACATTAGGTTCTTTTGGTGATAGGTGTGGTAAATGGAGTAATACCTTAGAATATAGAAAAACATCTTCCTAAAAAATCTAATCTAAAACAACAGAGTATTATAAAAATAATAACTCTGTTGTTTTAGATTGCATCAGACTATATATTATATTCTGATTATATATTATATTCTGATATTTTTTTATACAAACTTGCCCTACTTATTCCTAATATCTTAGATGTTTTATTTTTATTTCCATTGTTTTCTTCTAAACAATTACAAATAACTTCTTTTTCTATTTCCGAAATTATATCCTTTAAATATTTATCTTTTTCAACATGAATTTTTATAGTATGACTTTTTAATATCTGTTTTGGTAAGTGTTGTGGCTTTATAATAAAGTCTGAATCTAATAAATTCGCAGATCGTTCTATTACATTCTCAAGTTCTCTAATGTTTCCTGGCCAATTATAATTATATAAATATTCTTTAGCTTCTTTAGATACTCCTTTTATATATATACCTAATTTATTAGATACTTTTTTTATTAAAAAATCTGATATTAATAAAATATCTTCTTTTATTTCTCTTAGTGGTGGAACGTTAATCCTTATAACATTAAGTCTATAATACAGATCCACTCTAAATTTATTTTTTTTAACTAACTGTTCAAGATTTTTATTTGTAGCTGCAATTATTCTAACATCAATTTTATTTAATATATTGCCTCCTACTCTTTCTACTTCTCTTTCTTGAATAACTCTTAAAAGCTTAACTTGCATACACATTGGCATATCACCAATTTCATCCAAAAATATAGTACCTCCGTTTGCCAGCTCAAACTTTCCTTTTTTCCCACCTTTTTTAGCACCTGTAAAAGCACCCTCTTCATATCCAAATAATTCAGATTCTAATAGTTCAGCTGGTATAGCTCCACAGTTAATTTTTATAAAAGGACCTAATCTTCTATTACTAGCATTATGAATTGAATTGGCATATAATTCTTTACCTGTCCCACTTTCCCCTACTATTAAAACATTTGAATTTGTATTAGCAGATTTCTTAGCTAAAATTTTAACATTCTTACTTTCTGAAGAATTCCCAATAATATCTTTAAAAAAATATTTAGCTCTTCTATTCTTTTCTGATTTTTTATGATAACATTTCTGTGTGTTTTCTAAACTATCTAATTTTCGAGATAAAAAATAAAAATCATTTATATCTTTAAATATTATTTTTCCTATTGCTCCAATAATTCTACCTTCTGCTTTTATTGGAATCCTCATAGTAATTACTTCGCTATCATTAATTTTTTGCACTTCTCCAAATTCTGTATTTCCAGTTTTTAAAACTCTATGTAGCATTGTATCTTTTATAACATCTCTTATATATTTTCCTTCTGGGTTTTTGCAATTAATAAATTTTTTATAGCATTCACTCATCATAACAATTTTTCCATTTTCATTTATGACCACTATACATTCATTTATAGTGTATAGTACTTTATTAACAACATCTAAAATTGATTTATAATACTTTATATCTTCTTCCATTTCATTATATAACTTATAATCTATAGTAGTTGTACATTCTGATTCACTTACATTTCTCTCCCTTTTTATTTTAATTTTTTTGTTGAGCTTTGGATGATTTTTCTCCTTTATTAATATATCTATATGCCTATTATTATTTTTATCTTCTAGTAAATCTTTATCAGACAATACTTTATTTTTATTATCAATAGTAATTATATGTTTGTTAATGTTTTCACTTATGATTTTAAAGTCTTCTTCTATAGACATAAAATATACCCCCTAATTAATTACCTATAAATTCATTATATACTCCAATACATTTTTTTACAAATTTTCATGTATGATACACAAGCATATATTACTAAAAAAATATATTCATAAATCTTCAAATTATATAAATTTTAAATTAAATATAAGAAAAAATCAATTAAATTATTTACATATATCGTGGTATCCTTACTATCGTTCCTATAAATGTGATTTATTTAAAAATT contains the following coding sequences:
- a CDS encoding VWA domain-containing protein, whose translation is MKLNYYQVVFEEDREKEEICTEKNDNFQDIDSILGIKKREYKKDQSVKHYEFDLDIYEDIYEVSSTMQSLVKEGKRYLPIFDKLYKDIFLLLYKYEPFIYKEERMKSTSIINNRIIRSLAQTEDLQNLRRNCSLDELNSAIGCEIIGKKAVKIAKKWNQDQDKEKEQSEAINKENNPHHNNQKTLSDLLVEMQEAEDKIKDLSQEKQELEENIENLKNNTSDLSEEDMKNKMQEIDEELEDMQKQADNLEEELSDKLEKSEEDIENLSKEMTEAFNEAEKEVREATSYVKDWGLGDKPNKSSKISFSDKVGALERIRKSKKLKELSDIIGRFKESALKDQKNKHKDGAVAIKSVRIGNDIIHTLPSEKMLLVNKTTKKEFYRKFNQKQLLQYELESDKLKAKGPMVICIDMSSSMKGIKEKWSKAVAIALLEIAQEQKRNFAAILFNEDATEPIIIEKDKKEPEKILDIAERFDGGGTLFETPLQRALEVIEQSKFKKADIVFITDGHSYTHPDFINKFNKFKDEKEFKVLSVLIYAGGKIGNIESLQLFSDDIMTIGELTELEDANSVIAHKIFKSV
- a CDS encoding AAA family ATPase, with protein sequence MQEFDDFFKGLSLEKEKYESKYTKTNNEKKAKDEGNFIIEMDSKEVDKLYESGLEKINRIEEELNDFFVEREEIIKDALRALVIGQHMFLYGPPGTGKSLLVYNICKRIDRSRYFQWLLNKTSDPAEILGPYSIKAMEQDKFLRKTNGKLPEAHIAFIDEIWKSNEPTLNILLPLLNEKIFYNDGKAIKVPLVSMFCASNEIPDDESLNALYDRIIFRDYLGYVKDTDNKLKMFKNYVSMRNSENEIKVNTKIKLEEIYALQKKTETIEIKDDIYLDFIKLMDNLERNGIVISDRRKNECLKVIQGNALLCGRNYAVVEDFEALKNVLWNDLDDIVIIETNIIKIINPYDDKVRDYARKFNEIKEEIDYIEDKDEKIRATIEAKVSIENIIKRLNLLIEEAKNKGKDTKNMVKKKKYIEDYNESIMKEVLGIDLSFEEDSGI
- a CDS encoding ferredoxin, with protein sequence MKAYVDKDTCIGCGLCPSICSEVFEMQDDGKAHVIVENENVPKEVEHSAEEARDSCPVAAIEVE
- a CDS encoding acyl-CoA dehydratase activase-related protein, producing the protein MKVGIPRGLLYCKYNIFFHSFFEGLGAEIITSSNTNKNILNNGVKLSVDEACLPIKIFHGHVFSIKDKCDIILLPRIMQVEKDKYICPKFCGLPEMIINNIPNMPKSITYPIYYHSKYSLKNWALKAGLNITKNIPKIFRSYNIAIKNQENYNTGINRLCPNLNIALLGHPYNIYDDYVNMNIVNILKNSNIGIITEEFVSEDDKSRYVNELFKKPFWSFAKNSYGAAAYLGSEHKVNGIIYISSFGCGIDSIIIDLIKNKLKDFPILILKVDEQTGEAGFHTRIEAFTDMLERKCI
- a CDS encoding acyl-CoA dehydratase activase, whose product is MYYMGVDIGSVSTDIVIIDENSNVIDALYLRTRGNPIKTIQEGFKKLSNKYDSKQIGAVGTTGSGRIIGSYLIGADAVKNEITAHAIASLNLDKNVKTIIEIGGQDSKIILLRNGIVTDFAMNTVCAAGTGSFLDRQAERLGIPIEDLGDYSLKATSSVRIAGRCAVFAESDMIHKQQLGCSQESIIRGLCDALVRNYLNNVGKGKEILPKIFFQGGVASNKGIKDSFERALGYEIIVPKHHKIMGSIGVALIAKNNLEKSNSTTNFKGFNIYNKNFISKTFECNGCANACEVVKILDNNITLGSFGDRCGKWSNTLEYRKTSS
- a CDS encoding sigma-54 interaction domain-containing protein, whose product is MSIEEDFKIISENINKHIITIDNKNKVLSDKDLLEDKNNNRHIDILIKEKNHPKLNKKIKIKRERNVSESECTTTIDYKLYNEMEEDIKYYKSILDVVNKVLYTINECIVVINENGKIVMMSECYKKFINCKNPEGKYIRDVIKDTMLHRVLKTGNTEFGEVQKINDSEVITMRIPIKAEGRIIGAIGKIIFKDINDFYFLSRKLDSLENTQKCYHKKSEKNRRAKYFFKDIIGNSSESKNVKILAKKSANTNSNVLIVGESGTGKELYANSIHNASNRRLGPFIKINCGAIPAELLESELFGYEEGAFTGAKKGGKKGKFELANGGTIFLDEIGDMPMCMQVKLLRVIQEREVERVGGNILNKIDVRIIAATNKNLEQLVKKNKFRVDLYYRLNVIRINVPPLREIKEDILLISDFLIKKVSNKLGIYIKGVSKEAKEYLYNYNWPGNIRELENVIERSANLLDSDFIIKPQHLPKQILKSHTIKIHVEKDKYLKDIISEIEKEVICNCLEENNGNKNKTSKILGISRASLYKKISEYNI